One genomic window of Enoplosus armatus isolate fEnoArm2 chromosome 19, fEnoArm2.hap1, whole genome shotgun sequence includes the following:
- the gje1a gene encoding gap junction epsilon-1 protein → MSLNYIKNFYEGCLRPPTVIGQFHTLFFGSVRMFFLGVLGFAVYGNEALHFSCDPDRRELNLYCYNQFRPITPQVFWALQLVTVLVPGAVFHLYAACKNIDQEEILERPIYTVFYIISVLLRIILEVIAFWLQSHLFGFQVHPLYMCDASALEKAFNVTKCMVPEHFEKTIFLSAMYTFTVITILLCIAEIFEILCRRLGYLNNQ, encoded by the exons ctcAGGCCTCCTACGGTGATAGGCCAGTTCCACACCTTGTTCTTCGGCTCGGTGCGGATGTTCTTCCTGGGCGTTCTTGGCTTCGCTGTCTACGGGAATGAGGCACTGCACTTCAGCTGCGACCCTGATCGCCGAGAACTCAACCTGTACTGCTACAACCAGTTCAGACCCATAACACCTCAG GTCTTTTGGGCATTACAACTGGTAACAGTGCTGGTTCCTGGGGCGGTGTTCCACCTCTACGCAGCCTGTAAGAACATTGACCAGGAAGAGATCCTTGAACGACCCATCTACACTGTCTTCTACATCATTTCTGTTCTTCTACGCATCATTCTGGAAGTCATCGCCTTCTGGCTACAAAGCCACCTCTTTGGCTTCCAG gTCCACCCGCTGTACATGTGTGATGCCAGTGCTTTGGAAAAGGCCTTTAATGTGACTAAGTGCATGGTGCCCGAACACTTTGAAAAAACCATCTTCCTCAGCGCCATGTACACCTTCACTGTGATCACCATACTTCTCTGTATAGCTGAGATATTTGAGATACTCTGCCGACGGCTTGGTTATCTCAACAACCAATga